One Marinibacterium anthonyi genomic region harbors:
- a CDS encoding H-type lectin domain protein, which translates to MKKLRNHLVGIDQGEINLFADFQDGGEMWTGFGPRERRRRVNFSSAFRAPPSVQVSVSLWDVDTAAHMRADLAAEDITADGCDVVFRTWGDSRVARIRIAWTAIGELPHDDDWVLSVDN; encoded by the coding sequence ATGAAGAAACTCCGAAACCACCTGGTCGGAATTGATCAGGGCGAAATCAACCTCTTTGCCGATTTCCAGGACGGAGGCGAGATGTGGACCGGCTTCGGCCCGCGCGAACGCCGGCGGCGGGTCAACTTTTCCTCGGCCTTCCGGGCCCCGCCCTCGGTCCAGGTCTCGGTCTCCTTGTGGGATGTCGACACGGCGGCGCACATGCGCGCCGATCTCGCGGCCGAGGACATCACCGCCGATGGCTGCGACGTGGTGTTCCGCACCTGGGGCGACAGCCGCGTCGCCCGCATCCGCATCGCCTGGACGGCGATCGGGGAACTGCCCCACGATGACGACTGGGTCCTTTCCGTCGACAACTGA
- the prs gene encoding Ribose-phosphate pyrophosphokinase: MPQMNEPKLIAGNANLPLAEAIARRMTMHRGVHTGLVDARVERFNDAEIFVEVYENVRGEDMFIIQSTSNPANDNLMELLIMADALRRSSAARITAVIPYFGYARQDRRTKARTPITAKLVANMLVGAGIERILTMDLHAAQIQGFFDIPVDNLYASPIFALDVKSRFKGQMDDMMVVSPDVGGVARARELAKRINAPLSIVDKRREKPGEVAEMNVIGEVEGKICLIVDDMCDTAGTLCKAAEVLMENGAKEVHAYISHGVLSGPAVERISNSVMSSLVITDSIQPTEHVKGAHNIRIVPTAPVFAQAILNIWNGTSVSSLFEQDTLTPIYETLYPDVG; this comes from the coding sequence ATGCCGCAAATGAATGAACCCAAGCTCATTGCAGGGAATGCCAACCTGCCACTGGCCGAAGCCATCGCCCGTCGGATGACCATGCATCGGGGCGTGCACACGGGCCTGGTGGATGCGCGGGTCGAACGGTTCAACGACGCGGAGATCTTTGTCGAGGTCTACGAGAACGTGCGCGGCGAGGACATGTTCATCATCCAGTCGACGTCGAACCCGGCGAACGACAACCTGATGGAACTGCTGATCATGGCCGACGCGCTGCGCCGGTCGTCGGCGGCGCGCATTACCGCCGTGATTCCGTATTTCGGCTATGCCCGCCAGGACCGCCGCACCAAGGCCCGCACGCCGATCACCGCCAAGCTGGTGGCCAACATGCTGGTCGGCGCGGGGATCGAACGGATCCTGACGATGGACCTGCATGCCGCGCAGATCCAGGGGTTCTTCGACATTCCGGTCGACAACCTTTATGCCTCGCCGATCTTTGCGCTGGACGTGAAGTCGCGGTTCAAGGGCCAGATGGACGACATGATGGTCGTGTCGCCGGACGTGGGCGGCGTGGCGCGCGCGCGCGAGCTGGCCAAGCGGATCAACGCGCCGCTGTCGATCGTGGACAAGCGCCGCGAGAAACCGGGCGAAGTGGCCGAGATGAACGTGATCGGCGAAGTCGAGGGCAAGATCTGCCTGATCGTCGACGACATGTGCGACACCGCCGGCACGCTGTGCAAGGCGGCCGAGGTGCTGATGGAGAACGGCGCCAAGGAAGTGCACGCCTATATCAGCCACGGCGTGCTGTCGGGCCCGGCGGTGGAACGGATCAGCAATTCGGTGATGTCGTCGCTGGTGATCACCGATTCCATCCAGCCGACCGAACACGTGAAGGGCGCGCACAACATCCGCATCGTGCCCACTGCCCCGGTCTTTGCCCAGGCGATCCTGAACATCTGGAACGGCACGTCGGTGTCGTCGCTGTTCGAACAGGACACGCTGACCCCGATCTACGAGACGCTGTACCCCGACGTCGGCTGA